One genomic segment of Hymenobacter psoromatis includes these proteins:
- a CDS encoding DNA topoisomerase IB — protein sequence MTATPALPRPKTRKKDLPPIHELAAHELYKDPARQAELAGLRYATDAGPGLRREVGASQGEFTYFDAKGKRIEDEKTLARIQSFVIPPAWTEVWIAPNANFHLQVTGHDAAGRKQYRYHPDWDAARSLTKFSRLLAFGQRLGELRAQLRRDLARPGLDRDKVVALVLTLMDQSFIRIGNEEYAKKNKSYGLTTLLDKHAQIEGSDVRFTFVGKKGVAHDVTIHDRRLARLVRKCQEIPGQHLFQFYGTDGQRHPLESGHVNDYLHQHTGIALSAKDFRTWGGTVKMVECLEHALNGDVELAPDKAIRQAIKEVASNLGNTPTVCSKYYIHPQVTELFKSGRLIEYLRRHDADPQDQDDLSPTEHLVLEMLAEV from the coding sequence ATGACCGCCACCCCCGCCCTACCCCGCCCTAAAACCCGCAAGAAGGACCTGCCGCCCATCCACGAGCTGGCGGCCCATGAGCTGTACAAAGACCCCGCCCGCCAGGCCGAGCTGGCCGGCCTGCGCTATGCCACCGACGCCGGCCCCGGTCTGCGCCGCGAGGTCGGGGCCAGCCAGGGCGAGTTCACGTATTTTGACGCAAAAGGGAAAAGAATTGAGGATGAAAAGACGCTGGCCCGCATCCAGAGCTTCGTGATTCCGCCGGCCTGGACGGAGGTGTGGATTGCGCCTAATGCCAACTTTCACCTCCAGGTGACGGGCCACGATGCGGCCGGCCGCAAGCAGTATCGCTACCACCCGGACTGGGACGCGGCCCGCTCGCTCACCAAGTTCTCGCGCCTGCTGGCGTTCGGCCAGCGGCTGGGCGAGTTACGTGCGCAGCTGCGCCGCGACCTGGCCCGCCCCGGCCTCGACCGCGACAAGGTAGTAGCGCTGGTGCTCACGCTCATGGACCAGTCGTTCATTCGCATTGGTAATGAGGAGTATGCGAAGAAAAACAAGAGCTATGGCCTCACCACGCTGCTCGACAAGCACGCCCAGATTGAGGGCAGCGACGTGCGCTTCACGTTCGTGGGCAAGAAGGGGGTAGCCCACGACGTGACCATCCACGACCGCCGGCTGGCGCGGCTGGTGCGCAAGTGCCAGGAGATTCCGGGCCAGCACCTGTTTCAGTTCTACGGTACCGATGGCCAGCGCCACCCCCTGGAGTCGGGCCACGTAAATGACTACCTGCACCAGCACACCGGCATCGCGCTCTCGGCCAAGGACTTCCGCACCTGGGGCGGCACCGTGAAAATGGTAGAGTGCCTCGAACACGCGCTGAACGGCGACGTGGAGCTGGCACCCGACAAAGCCATTCGCCAAGCCATCAAGGAAGTGGCCTCTAACTTGGGTAATACGCCCACGGTATGCTCCAAATACTATATTCATCCCCAGGTAACGGAGCTGTTCAAATCGGGCCGCCTCATCGAGTACCTGCGCCGCCACGATGCCGACCCGCAGGACCAGGACGACCTCTCGCCCACCGAGCACCTGGTGCTGGAAATGCTGGCGGAAGTTTGA